A genomic stretch from Pirellulales bacterium includes:
- a CDS encoding arylsulfatase, whose product MNRHPLRAAGFALLACALSIACAPPVHAQGRPKQPNIIFIMGDDVGWFNIGAYHRGMMAGRTPHLDRLAAQGMIFTDYYAEASCTAGRANFITGQLPIRTGLTTVGQAGAELGMPAQAPTIATALKSMGYATGQFGKNHLGDKNEFLPTVHGFDEFFGYLYHLDAMEDPAHPNYPPELKDKVGPRNMLHCWATDRDDATVDPRWGKVGKQKIEDAGTLYPKRMETVDDEILAAAVKFIDQAKKDNKPFFVWLNPTRMHVVTHLSEKYQKMRTPQNGWTIQEAGMAQLDDIVGAVMKKLADDGLEGDTILAFSTDNGAENFTWPDGGQTPFAGGKGMALEGGFRVPMIIRWPGKVPEGKVENGIVSGLDWFPTFCAAAGNPNITSELAKGKKLGDTNYKVHLDGQNQMDLITGKGPSKRHEIFYFTEGTLSAVRIDDFKYRFTDQPNGWLGATDKVDWPILVNLRLDPFERTGMFDGKTNGSLGYYNWFVYEFWRFVFVQQEVAKYAQTFVEFPPIQKGASFNMEDVKAQIQRAIMSRHTK is encoded by the coding sequence ATGAATCGCCATCCGTTACGTGCCGCCGGTTTCGCACTGTTGGCGTGTGCGCTTTCGATCGCTTGTGCGCCTCCCGTTCACGCGCAGGGGCGTCCGAAGCAGCCGAACATCATCTTCATCATGGGGGACGACGTCGGGTGGTTTAACATCGGCGCCTACCATCGCGGCATGATGGCCGGTCGCACGCCGCATCTGGATCGCTTGGCCGCGCAGGGCATGATCTTTACCGACTACTATGCTGAAGCGAGTTGCACGGCCGGGCGCGCCAATTTCATCACGGGCCAGCTCCCCATCCGCACCGGTCTGACGACCGTGGGCCAGGCCGGCGCCGAACTGGGCATGCCCGCCCAGGCCCCCACGATCGCCACGGCGCTCAAGTCGATGGGCTACGCAACGGGGCAATTCGGCAAGAATCATCTCGGCGACAAGAACGAATTCCTGCCGACGGTACACGGCTTCGACGAGTTTTTCGGCTATCTATACCACCTCGACGCCATGGAGGACCCCGCGCACCCGAACTATCCTCCGGAACTCAAAGACAAGGTTGGCCCGCGCAACATGCTGCACTGCTGGGCCACCGACCGCGACGACGCGACCGTTGATCCGCGCTGGGGTAAGGTCGGCAAGCAGAAGATCGAAGACGCCGGAACCCTCTACCCGAAGCGCATGGAAACGGTCGACGACGAGATTCTGGCGGCGGCCGTCAAGTTCATCGACCAGGCGAAGAAGGATAACAAGCCGTTCTTTGTCTGGCTCAATCCCACGCGCATGCACGTCGTCACGCACCTGTCGGAAAAGTACCAGAAGATGCGCACGCCGCAAAACGGTTGGACAATCCAAGAGGCCGGCATGGCGCAGCTCGACGATATCGTTGGCGCTGTCATGAAGAAGCTGGCCGACGATGGGCTCGAAGGCGATACGATCCTGGCCTTCAGCACCGACAACGGTGCCGAGAACTTCACCTGGCCCGACGGGGGTCAGACCCCGTTTGCCGGCGGCAAGGGCATGGCCCTGGAAGGTGGCTTCCGCGTTCCGATGATCATCCGCTGGCCGGGCAAGGTGCCCGAGGGGAAGGTTGAAAACGGCATCGTCTCCGGACTCGATTGGTTCCCCACGTTCTGTGCCGCGGCCGGCAATCCCAACATCACAAGCGAACTCGCCAAGGGCAAGAAACTGGGCGACACCAATTACAAAGTACACCTCGACGGCCAGAATCAGATGGATCTGATCACCGGCAAGGGCCCCTCGAAGCGGCACGAGATTTTTTACTTCACTGAAGGGACGCTCAGCGCAGTTCGCATCGACGACTTCAAGTACCGCTTCACCGATCAGCCCAACGGCTGGCTCGGCGCCACCGATAAAGTCGATTGGCCCATCCTCGTCAACCTGCGCCTCGACCCGTTCGAGCGCACTGGCATGTTCGACGGCAAGACGAACGGATCACTGGGCTACTACAACTGGTTCGTGTACGAGTTCTGGCGCTTTGTCTTCGTGCAGCAGGAAGTGGCGAAGTACGCGCAAACCTTCGTCGAATTCCCGCCGATCCAAAAGGGGGCCAGCTTCAACATGGAAGACGTGAAGGCCCAGATCCAACGCGCGATTATGTCGCGTCATACGAAGTGA